In one Methanomassiliicoccales archaeon genomic region, the following are encoded:
- a CDS encoding flavodoxin family protein, translated as MKTLVAYMSVSGNTKAVAEAIFEEIRGEKEIQSVDNVTGLEEYDLVFVGFPVQQFGTPDLMKEFLRTKVNGKRIALFITHAMPPGMDQLKGILSRCQAAAAGTILVGTFDCQGELAKDVADHLLASPNKNLQEFGRMRDVTTGHPDMGEIEAARSFAKRTMECV; from the coding sequence ATGAAGACACTGGTAGCATACATGTCAGTCTCTGGAAACACGAAAGCGGTCGCAGAGGCGATATTTGAAGAGATCAGGGGAGAGAAAGAAATTCAATCCGTGGACAATGTGACCGGGCTTGAAGAGTACGATCTGGTCTTCGTCGGGTTTCCGGTGCAGCAGTTCGGCACCCCCGACCTCATGAAGGAATTCTTGAGGACAAAAGTGAACGGGAAGAGGATCGCGCTGTTCATAACCCATGCGATGCCACCCGGGATGGACCAGCTGAAGGGCATCCTGTCCCGCTGCCAAGCGGCCGCCGCAGGGACGATTCTGGTAGGTACATTCGATTGCCAAGGTGAGCTTGCCAAGGACGTTGCCGATCACCTCTTAGCCTCGCCCAACAAGAACCTCCAAGAGTTCGGCCGAATGAGGGATGTGACAACCGGTCATCCAGACATGGGCGAGATCGAAGCCGCCAGGTCATTCGCCAAACGGACAATGGAATGCGTTTGA
- a CDS encoding flavodoxin family protein yields the protein MKTLVTYISSTGNTKRVADAIYRGIDGDKELLPMSEVGSLSDYDLIFVGHPVQKAGSPRKVKRFLKRAEGKSVVLFITHAMPRDLEWFKPMYEDCVRSAAGTKLMGIYECQGELAHGLPFLLRLHPYGYVRKWARMGDEEHGVGHPDEVDLSKAAAFGRDAHSKWSGREQVSNPSG from the coding sequence ATGAAGACTCTAGTTACTTACATTTCGAGCACGGGGAACACGAAGAGAGTGGCGGATGCGATATACAGAGGGATCGATGGTGACAAGGAACTCTTGCCGATGAGCGAGGTCGGGAGCCTATCGGACTATGACCTCATCTTTGTAGGCCATCCAGTCCAGAAGGCCGGCAGTCCTCGCAAGGTAAAACGGTTCCTGAAGCGGGCGGAGGGGAAGAGCGTGGTGCTGTTCATAACCCATGCGATGCCGCGCGATTTGGAATGGTTCAAACCCATGTACGAGGACTGCGTCAGGTCTGCCGCCGGAACCAAGCTGATGGGGATCTATGAGTGCCAGGGCGAGCTGGCCCATGGTCTGCCTTTCCTGCTCCGGCTCCATCCATACGGCTATGTGCGCAAATGGGCCAGGATGGGGGACGAAGAGCACGGCGTCGGTCATCCTGACGAGGTAGACTTATCGAAGGCCGCAGCATTCGGCAGGGATGCCCATTCAAAGTGGTCCGGCCGGGAGCAAGTGTCAAATCCTTCCGGTTAA